The Petrotoga mobilis SJ95 genomic sequence GCGTAGTCAATAGAGTTTTCGGGGGCGGTGTATCAAAAAAAATTAACGGTTATTTTGGGATCGGGCACGTAAGATATTCAACGAAAGGGGTCTCTAATTTCACAAATGCTCAACCGCTTACTATAAAGTATAAAAATGAATTTTTTTCCATAGCTCACAACGGTCAAATTGAAAATGGTCCTGAAATGAAAGAGAAATACGAAGAGCAAGGCTCCATATTTATGACAACTACAGATACGG encodes the following:
- a CDS encoding class II glutamine amidotransferase gives rise to the protein MLMENCGLFAAYSKSQKYNVSGRIVEGLLALQHRGQESAGISVSDGTKITTYKGKGVVNRVFGGGVSKKINGYFGIGHVRYSTKGVSNFTNAQPLTIKYKNEFFSIAHNGQIENGPEMKEKYEEQGSIFMTTTDTELFPHLLVKKLKGSPSSWKSEEI